Proteins encoded by one window of Hippoglossus hippoglossus isolate fHipHip1 chromosome 15, fHipHip1.pri, whole genome shotgun sequence:
- the LOC117775443 gene encoding inactive phospholipase D5-like isoform X2, producing the protein MKSQQKCIVIFALVCCFAVLVALIFSAVDIWGEDEDGITEENCSRNCRVMLVENIPEDISFDNGTAHVPLLVGLYNLLDRAIRVVEIVSPLWLLNSSDYESSFQPAARQGRALLSRLQGLKAKGVQLKISSGMIDSTELKTLAKHNAEVHYVNMTALTKGRLLSSFWVVDRRHFYIGSASMDWRSLATRKELGVLVYDCSCLALDLHRVFSLYWGLQYRDFIPSFWSKRLFALYNKNAPLDFTLNSTKAQAFISSSPDVFIPKDRTNDLEAISWIIQEARHFIYISIIDYLPLVSSNAHKYWSRIDGLIREALILRKVRVRLLISCWEKTQPLTFNFIWSLRSLCMEQANCSLEAKYFNPRVQRDGSLQGINHNRFMVTDRAIYLGNLDWVGNEFTFNAGAGLVISQPEGVEDRNSTVVEQLRAAFDRDWFSHHTRSLQANKIPVCIKHQINKLVPEKASHIDNGPMPIRTGQYETAPAPMRNSHKDDGLVKTRHHDDKINHQGFANGLVPIIDSHRERGQVKISNLDNSQLQNKGGYQDNPMDPPSQSAESSGSREMTNRSL; encoded by the exons TCTCAGCAAAAGTGCATCGTGATCTTTGCCTTGGTCTGCTGCTTCGCCGTGCTGGTGGCGTTGATTTTCTCAGCCGTGGACATTTGGGGCGAAGACGAAGACGGGATCACGGAGGAGAACTGTAGCAGGAACTGCAG AGTCATGCTTGTTGAGAACATCCCAGAAGACATCTCCTTTGACAATGGTACAGCCCACGTCCCTCTCTTGGTGGGCCTGTACAATTTATTGGACCGGGCCATCAGGGTCGTGGAGATCGTTTCGCCGTTGTGGCTCCTCAACTCCTCTGATTATGAATCCAGCTTCCAGCCGGCGGCCAGACAG GGCCGGGCTCTGCTGTCCAGGCTTCAGGGGCTCAAAGCAAAAGGAGTCCAGCTGAAGATCTCCAGCGGGATGATCGACTCGACCGAGCTCAAGACGCTCGCCAAACACA ATGCCGAGGTCCACTATGTGAACATGACAGCGCTGACCAAAGGTCGCCTCCTCTCCTCGTTCTGGGTGGTCGACAGGAGACATTTCTACATCGGGAGTGCAAGCATGGACTGGAGATCCCTAGCCACT AGGAAGGAGCTGGGAGTGCTGGTGTACGACTGCAGCTGTCTGGCTCTGGACCTCCACAGAGTGTTCAGTCTCTACTGGGGGCTCCAGTACAGAGACTTCATCCCCTCCTTCTGGTCCAAGCGTCTCTTTGCGCTCTACAACAAGAACGCTCCTCTGGACTTCACTCTCAACAGCACCAAGGCTCAGGCCTTCATCTCT AGCTCTCCAGATGTTTTCATCCCCAAAGATCGTACCAACGACCTGGAAGCCATTTCCTGGATCATCCAAGAAGCTCGCCATTTCATATACATCTCCATCATTGATTACCTGCCCCTGGTCAGCAGCAACGCCCACAA GTACTGGTCTCGTATCGATGGCCTAATCCGGGAGGCTCTGATCCTGAGGAAGGTGCGGGTGCGTCTGCTGATAAGTTGCTGGGAAAAGACTCAACCACTCACTTTCAACTTTATCTGGTCCCTGAGGAGTCTGTGCATGGAGCAGGCCAACTGCTCTCTGGAAGCT aagtACTTCAACCCCAGAGTGCAGAGGGATGGCAGTCTCCAGGGAATAAACCATAACAGGTTTATGGTGACCGACAGAGCCATTTATTTAG GTAACCTTGACTGGGTGGGGAATGAGTTCACCTTCAATGCAGGAGCCGGCCTGGTGATCAGCCAGCCAGAGGGCGTCGAGGACAGGAACTCCACAGTGGTGGAGCAGCTGCGGGCGGCGTTTGACAGGGACTGGTTTTCACATCACACCCGCTCCCTGCAGGCCAACAAGATCCCCGTTTGCATCAAGCACCAGATCAACAAGCTGGTGCCAGAGAAAGCCAGCCACATAGACAACGGGCCGATGCCAATCAGAACAGGCCAATATGAAACCGCACCTGCACCAATGAGAAACAGTCACAAAGACGATGGGCTGGTGAAAACGAGGCACCACGATGACAAAATTAATCACCAAGGCTTTGCAAATGGACTTGTGCCAATCATAGACAGTCATCGCGAGAGGGGACAAGTTAAAATCAGTAACCTTGACAACAGTCAGCTACAAAACAAAGGTGGCTACCAAGACAATCCAATGGATCCACCCAGTcagtcagcagagagcagcggcagcagagagATGACCAACAGATCCCTGTGA
- the LOC117775443 gene encoding inactive phospholipase D5-like isoform X1, which produces MELRGSRGPMGGQDLRGQGLAFGIAAPGIAGSSVITAVQQQEYSAGIWLRRKDKLEHSQQKCIVIFALVCCFAVLVALIFSAVDIWGEDEDGITEENCSRNCRVMLVENIPEDISFDNGTAHVPLLVGLYNLLDRAIRVVEIVSPLWLLNSSDYESSFQPAARQGRALLSRLQGLKAKGVQLKISSGMIDSTELKTLAKHNAEVHYVNMTALTKGRLLSSFWVVDRRHFYIGSASMDWRSLATRKELGVLVYDCSCLALDLHRVFSLYWGLQYRDFIPSFWSKRLFALYNKNAPLDFTLNSTKAQAFISSSPDVFIPKDRTNDLEAISWIIQEARHFIYISIIDYLPLVSSNAHKYWSRIDGLIREALILRKVRVRLLISCWEKTQPLTFNFIWSLRSLCMEQANCSLEAKYFNPRVQRDGSLQGINHNRFMVTDRAIYLGNLDWVGNEFTFNAGAGLVISQPEGVEDRNSTVVEQLRAAFDRDWFSHHTRSLQANKIPVCIKHQINKLVPEKASHIDNGPMPIRTGQYETAPAPMRNSHKDDGLVKTRHHDDKINHQGFANGLVPIIDSHRERGQVKISNLDNSQLQNKGGYQDNPMDPPSQSAESSGSREMTNRSL; this is translated from the exons TCTCAGCAAAAGTGCATCGTGATCTTTGCCTTGGTCTGCTGCTTCGCCGTGCTGGTGGCGTTGATTTTCTCAGCCGTGGACATTTGGGGCGAAGACGAAGACGGGATCACGGAGGAGAACTGTAGCAGGAACTGCAG AGTCATGCTTGTTGAGAACATCCCAGAAGACATCTCCTTTGACAATGGTACAGCCCACGTCCCTCTCTTGGTGGGCCTGTACAATTTATTGGACCGGGCCATCAGGGTCGTGGAGATCGTTTCGCCGTTGTGGCTCCTCAACTCCTCTGATTATGAATCCAGCTTCCAGCCGGCGGCCAGACAG GGCCGGGCTCTGCTGTCCAGGCTTCAGGGGCTCAAAGCAAAAGGAGTCCAGCTGAAGATCTCCAGCGGGATGATCGACTCGACCGAGCTCAAGACGCTCGCCAAACACA ATGCCGAGGTCCACTATGTGAACATGACAGCGCTGACCAAAGGTCGCCTCCTCTCCTCGTTCTGGGTGGTCGACAGGAGACATTTCTACATCGGGAGTGCAAGCATGGACTGGAGATCCCTAGCCACT AGGAAGGAGCTGGGAGTGCTGGTGTACGACTGCAGCTGTCTGGCTCTGGACCTCCACAGAGTGTTCAGTCTCTACTGGGGGCTCCAGTACAGAGACTTCATCCCCTCCTTCTGGTCCAAGCGTCTCTTTGCGCTCTACAACAAGAACGCTCCTCTGGACTTCACTCTCAACAGCACCAAGGCTCAGGCCTTCATCTCT AGCTCTCCAGATGTTTTCATCCCCAAAGATCGTACCAACGACCTGGAAGCCATTTCCTGGATCATCCAAGAAGCTCGCCATTTCATATACATCTCCATCATTGATTACCTGCCCCTGGTCAGCAGCAACGCCCACAA GTACTGGTCTCGTATCGATGGCCTAATCCGGGAGGCTCTGATCCTGAGGAAGGTGCGGGTGCGTCTGCTGATAAGTTGCTGGGAAAAGACTCAACCACTCACTTTCAACTTTATCTGGTCCCTGAGGAGTCTGTGCATGGAGCAGGCCAACTGCTCTCTGGAAGCT aagtACTTCAACCCCAGAGTGCAGAGGGATGGCAGTCTCCAGGGAATAAACCATAACAGGTTTATGGTGACCGACAGAGCCATTTATTTAG GTAACCTTGACTGGGTGGGGAATGAGTTCACCTTCAATGCAGGAGCCGGCCTGGTGATCAGCCAGCCAGAGGGCGTCGAGGACAGGAACTCCACAGTGGTGGAGCAGCTGCGGGCGGCGTTTGACAGGGACTGGTTTTCACATCACACCCGCTCCCTGCAGGCCAACAAGATCCCCGTTTGCATCAAGCACCAGATCAACAAGCTGGTGCCAGAGAAAGCCAGCCACATAGACAACGGGCCGATGCCAATCAGAACAGGCCAATATGAAACCGCACCTGCACCAATGAGAAACAGTCACAAAGACGATGGGCTGGTGAAAACGAGGCACCACGATGACAAAATTAATCACCAAGGCTTTGCAAATGGACTTGTGCCAATCATAGACAGTCATCGCGAGAGGGGACAAGTTAAAATCAGTAACCTTGACAACAGTCAGCTACAAAACAAAGGTGGCTACCAAGACAATCCAATGGATCCACCCAGTcagtcagcagagagcagcggcagcagagagATGACCAACAGATCCCTGTGA